A single Candidatus Nezhaarchaeales archaeon DNA region contains:
- a CDS encoding KH domain-containing protein has protein sequence MTKGLFSEGGPPAASSEKKAPMIYKDYVQLPRDRIGCLIGEEGAVKKRIQKELGVSLNVDSQTGMVEITLKDGEDPTKILKARELVQAIANGFSPEKAFKLLNEHYSLALIDLREYVGDNEKALTRVKGRIIGEGGRAKRNIEELTGAYLSIYGYYVAIIGSYEVLEAAKKAVKMLASGSTHSSVYRFLHVKKREIKRRRLLLWEPELKTPKKDIE, from the coding sequence ATGACTAAGGGATTGTTCAGTGAGGGAGGTCCACCAGCGGCCTCATCCGAGAAGAAGGCTCCCATGATTTATAAGGACTACGTCCAGCTACCCCGTGATAGGATAGGGTGCTTAATAGGTGAAGAGGGGGCCGTAAAGAAGCGGATTCAAAAGGAGCTTGGGGTAAGCTTAAACGTCGATAGTCAAACCGGCATGGTCGAAATAACCTTAAAAGACGGCGAAGATCCTACTAAAATACTTAAAGCGCGCGAACTTGTGCAGGCCATCGCTAATGGCTTCAGCCCGGAAAAGGCCTTTAAGCTCTTGAATGAACATTACAGCTTGGCCCTCATAGACCTTAGGGAGTACGTCGGCGATAATGAAAAGGCATTAACCAGGGTTAAGGGCAGGATCATAGGTGAGGGGGGTAGGGCTAAAAGAAATATAGAAGAGTTAACTGGCGCTTACCTCTCAATTTACGGATACTACGTAGCAATCATAGGTAGCTATGAAGTCTTGGAAGCCGCTAAAAAAGCTGTTAAGATGTTAGCATCAGGAAGTACGCATAGTAGTGTCTACAGGTTCCTTCATGTTAAAAAGCGGGAAATAAAGCGTAGAAGGTTACTATTATGGGAGCCTGAGCTTAAAACTCCTAAAAAGGATATTGAGTAG
- a CDS encoding DNA topoisomerase IV subunit A, with product MGYSTPQGGKAIEKLRRLGREVYGQMLRGKLPRILLPSRSTSNIIYDPRLKQYVLGDESVERNAAYLRHIRSFTQLLWVSWFASHLIAEGKSCSLRDLYYTSLNYPEFRFKSQKESDDVVTDLESILGIPREDFKISPEERSSIFGDLTIEYRIPPSHAGKRVNLLTDPDGKNIGMSIATADFIECGAEKVIVIEKGAIFRRFIEDGVYEKFKAILIDSAGQAPRFTRLLVKRLNEELGLPVYILTDADPWGMHIAGVIIHGSANAAHIKGLATPTAKWLGLWATDLTKYRKLPTLPMNERDIKRLEELRRDPRYKDEFWQNEVEVFLKLKKKAELESFSAQGLSTIVERYLPKKLEEVE from the coding sequence ATGGGATATAGCACTCCGCAAGGCGGAAAAGCCATAGAGAAGCTAAGAAGGCTTGGTAGGGAAGTTTACGGTCAGATGCTACGAGGAAAATTACCTAGAATCCTACTTCCAAGCCGATCCACCTCCAACATAATTTATGACCCAAGGCTTAAGCAGTACGTACTAGGTGATGAAAGCGTTGAGCGTAACGCGGCGTACTTACGCCATATAAGGTCCTTCACCCAGCTCCTCTGGGTTTCTTGGTTTGCCAGCCACCTCATAGCTGAAGGTAAATCCTGCAGCCTACGCGACCTTTACTATACATCATTAAACTATCCAGAATTCAGGTTTAAAAGTCAGAAGGAATCCGATGACGTAGTGACCGACCTAGAAAGCATTTTAGGCATACCTAGAGAAGACTTTAAAATATCTCCAGAGGAACGTAGCTCCATCTTCGGTGACTTAACCATAGAATATAGGATACCTCCGAGCCATGCTGGTAAAAGGGTAAACCTTCTAACAGATCCTGATGGCAAAAACATAGGTATGTCCATAGCCACAGCCGACTTCATTGAATGCGGCGCGGAAAAAGTAATAGTAATAGAGAAGGGCGCCATCTTCAGAAGGTTCATAGAGGATGGAGTCTACGAAAAGTTTAAAGCCATACTTATTGATAGCGCAGGTCAAGCTCCACGCTTCACTAGGCTCCTCGTTAAAAGACTTAACGAGGAGCTAGGTTTACCCGTTTACATACTAACCGATGCCGACCCATGGGGTATGCATATAGCAGGCGTTATAATTCACGGATCAGCTAATGCTGCCCACATTAAAGGTTTAGCTACACCAACCGCTAAATGGTTAGGGTTATGGGCAACCGACCTAACTAAGTATAGGAAGCTTCCAACCCTACCTATGAACGAGCGCGACATAAAACGTCTTGAAGAGCTACGAAGAGACCCAAGGTACAAGGATGAGTTCTGGCAAAACGAAGTCGAAGTATTTCTGAAACTCAAAAAGAAAGCTGAGCTTGAAAGCTTCAGCGCCCAAGGGCTTTCAACAATAGTAGAACGCTACCTACCCAAAAAATTAGAGGAAGTAGAGTAA
- a CDS encoding DUF424 family protein, giving the protein MAYWCKVHKQGKNVTVAICDADLLGKTIQDQGLKINVSEKFYGGFKADLDEALKLLEDATAANLLGENIVTAAINAGFIHRDAVIRIALIPHALFIKTTLEE; this is encoded by the coding sequence GTGGCTTACTGGTGCAAAGTCCATAAGCAAGGAAAGAACGTGACAGTAGCCATCTGCGATGCCGACCTCTTAGGTAAAACTATTCAGGACCAAGGTTTAAAGATAAACGTATCTGAAAAGTTCTACGGGGGGTTCAAGGCCGACTTGGATGAAGCATTAAAGCTACTAGAGGACGCTACAGCAGCTAACCTTCTAGGGGAGAACATCGTAACCGCCGCTATTAACGCTGGCTTTATACATAGGGACGCAGTCATTAGGATCGCCTTAATACCTCATGCTCTATTCATTAAAACGACGTTGGAGGAATAA
- a CDS encoding translation initiation factor aIF-1A: MALKLKEEKRELRLPGEGEMLGVISRLLGYDRLEVKCADGHVRVARIPGRFKKKLWFREGDVILIAPWDFQPKNKADVLWRYEREEVKELQKMGLLKFMEETI, encoded by the coding sequence ATGGCGCTTAAATTGAAGGAGGAGAAGCGGGAGCTGAGGCTTCCAGGTGAAGGAGAAATGCTTGGCGTTATCTCGAGGCTACTAGGTTACGATAGGCTTGAGGTTAAATGCGCTGACGGACATGTAAGAGTAGCCCGTATACCTGGCCGCTTTAAGAAGAAGCTATGGTTTAGGGAAGGCGACGTGATTCTCATAGCGCCGTGGGATTTTCAACCGAAAAATAAGGCCGACGTGTTATGGCGCTACGAGCGCGAAGAAGTTAAGGAGCTTCAAAAGATGGGTTTACTCAAATTTATGGAGGAAACCATTTAA
- a CDS encoding serine protein kinase RIO translates to MWDGVKAFKKVERWERRRVKRIKDEDLYKTIEEVFDSATLNALYQLLNRRVIDVMAGAVAAGKESKVYLAYDPNGKALAVKVYLTSSREFRKGIWTYIAGDPRFQDVKKGSRSLIYAWALKEFKNLDLAYKAGVPVPRPIAVNKNILVMEFIGMDGTPAPLMKDAPPSNPESVFAKLMDGVRLLYQKAGLVHGDLSEYNVLMLNDNPYIFDFGQAVLKTHPQAEELLARDIRTLKAFFYKLGLKTLSLEELLNWVKTGTRLNDLIIG, encoded by the coding sequence ATGTGGGACGGCGTTAAAGCATTTAAAAAAGTTGAAAGGTGGGAGAGGCGTAGGGTTAAACGTATTAAGGATGAGGACCTCTATAAGACTATTGAGGAAGTTTTTGATAGTGCTACACTTAATGCGCTCTACCAGCTTTTAAACAGACGCGTTATAGACGTTATGGCCGGCGCCGTAGCGGCTGGGAAGGAATCGAAGGTGTACTTGGCCTATGACCCCAATGGTAAGGCATTAGCGGTAAAAGTCTACCTTACCTCATCGAGGGAATTTAGGAAGGGGATATGGACTTACATAGCTGGTGACCCTAGATTTCAAGACGTTAAGAAGGGGAGCCGTTCATTAATATATGCATGGGCGTTAAAGGAGTTTAAAAACCTTGACCTCGCCTACAAGGCGGGCGTACCGGTTCCGAGGCCTATAGCGGTTAATAAGAACATTTTGGTGATGGAGTTCATAGGGATGGATGGGACCCCGGCGCCGTTAATGAAGGATGCCCCACCATCTAACCCTGAGAGTGTTTTCGCTAAGCTAATGGATGGGGTACGATTGTTGTACCAGAAGGCGGGGCTAGTTCACGGTGATCTAAGCGAGTATAACGTACTGATGCTTAATGATAACCCCTACATATTCGACTTTGGTCAAGCTGTGCTTAAAACTCATCCTCAAGCTGAGGAGCTATTGGCTAGGGATATAAGAACTCTAAAAGCCTTCTTTTATAAGCTCGGACTAAAAACTTTGAGTCTTGAGGAGTTACTTAACTGGGTTAAAACTGGTACGCGATTAAATGATCTAATAATAGGTTGA
- a CDS encoding DNA topoisomerase VI subunit B, which produces MVEERFKAISAADFFYRNKEVAGFDNPVRSTYTICRELIENSMDACEDGTHLPDVYVRLLNLEGDTLEIKVEDNGKGVPKRYVEKAFGQILFGSKYTLRQTRGIFGLGGKMAVLYGQITTNSPVVVTSSTGGMEIYTYELMVDIQRNEPITKRQWIDRNYEHWHGTSVKIKFTGDYTRAKPKIIEYLKHVAIIEPYAKIAFVDPDGILYFYHRKTVTPPKPPTEVLPHPHGVDVETVKRALNKSKGEDLLTFLTKNFHRVGVRTAKKFLKEAGFNPSMSTDDLKSQEHLVVKLVKELNSYKHFLPPDASCLSPIGVELLRVGIMKELNPEFIAVVQRKPSAYSGHPFIVEAAIAYGGNVPPPPPGEINLYRFANKIPLLYDSHNDVSMKVIRKIKWWRYKINLDGSPIAFFVHLCSTKIPYKTVGKEYIADQPEIEYNIEWAFKECARQLRLYLSKKGREEAAKRKKQVLSKYLPYIVKFSAELAQESREVNIDKLLSKHTLTAAVEEVQS; this is translated from the coding sequence ATGGTCGAGGAGCGCTTTAAAGCTATTTCAGCAGCGGATTTCTTCTATAGAAATAAGGAGGTAGCAGGATTTGATAACCCTGTACGGAGCACTTACACGATTTGTAGGGAGCTTATTGAGAACAGCATGGATGCCTGCGAAGACGGAACCCATTTACCCGACGTCTACGTAAGGCTACTTAACCTGGAAGGCGATACCCTCGAAATTAAGGTGGAAGATAACGGTAAAGGTGTGCCTAAGAGGTACGTTGAGAAGGCCTTTGGACAGATTCTATTCGGGTCTAAGTACACCCTTAGGCAAACACGCGGAATCTTCGGCCTAGGCGGTAAAATGGCGGTACTATACGGACAAATAACCACTAATAGCCCCGTAGTGGTAACCTCGAGCACCGGGGGCATGGAAATCTACACCTACGAGCTAATGGTTGACATCCAAAGGAACGAGCCTATAACTAAGAGGCAATGGATTGATCGAAACTATGAACACTGGCATGGAACATCGGTTAAAATAAAGTTTACCGGAGATTACACTAGGGCTAAGCCTAAAATCATAGAGTACCTCAAGCATGTAGCCATTATAGAGCCTTACGCTAAAATAGCCTTCGTAGACCCTGACGGTATCCTCTACTTCTACCATAGAAAAACCGTTACACCCCCCAAACCGCCAACAGAAGTTCTACCGCACCCACATGGAGTTGACGTTGAAACAGTAAAGCGTGCCTTAAATAAATCCAAGGGTGAAGACCTGCTTACCTTCCTTACCAAGAACTTCCATAGGGTCGGGGTCAGAACCGCTAAGAAATTCTTAAAGGAGGCTGGCTTCAACCCATCTATGAGTACCGACGACCTTAAAAGCCAAGAACACCTAGTAGTGAAGCTAGTTAAAGAGCTTAACAGCTATAAACACTTCTTACCACCAGATGCCTCCTGTCTATCCCCTATAGGGGTTGAGCTTTTAAGGGTGGGGATAATGAAAGAGTTAAACCCAGAATTCATAGCGGTAGTACAGCGTAAACCCTCAGCTTATAGCGGTCACCCGTTTATCGTGGAGGCAGCCATAGCATATGGAGGTAACGTGCCCCCACCTCCTCCAGGGGAGATAAACCTCTACAGGTTTGCCAATAAGATACCCCTCCTTTACGATTCCCATAACGACGTATCCATGAAAGTGATAAGGAAGATTAAGTGGTGGAGATACAAGATAAACTTGGACGGATCCCCCATAGCCTTCTTCGTCCATTTATGTTCCACGAAAATCCCCTACAAGACCGTCGGCAAGGAGTACATAGCTGATCAGCCCGAAATAGAATACAATATTGAGTGGGCGTTTAAAGAATGCGCAAGACAACTCCGTTTATATTTATCTAAGAAGGGAAGGGAAGAAGCAGCTAAAAGAAAGAAACAAGTACTAAGTAAGTATCTACCATACATAGTTAAGTTCTCAGCTGAACTAGCTCAGGAAAGTAGGGAGGTAAACATCGATAAATTACTTTCAAAGCACACCCTCACAGCGGCGGTGGAAGAAGTTCAAAGCTAA
- a CDS encoding translation initiation factor IF-2 subunit beta codes for MSRYTYEEMLSRALSQITVKPSKWERFEIPKSQILTIGNRTIISNFKEIADVLNRSPEHLLNFILHELATAGSLEESRAILHGKHAKSSIDSLIGRYAKIYVICPVCRKSDTQLKKEKRLSLMVCGACGAISPVRG; via the coding sequence TTGAGCAGGTACACGTATGAGGAGATGCTATCAAGGGCTTTATCACAGATCACGGTTAAACCGTCTAAGTGGGAGCGCTTTGAGATACCTAAAAGCCAGATTTTAACGATAGGTAATCGCACCATAATCTCCAATTTTAAAGAAATAGCTGACGTGTTAAATCGGAGCCCCGAGCACCTCCTTAACTTCATACTTCACGAGTTAGCTACAGCCGGGAGCTTAGAGGAAAGCAGGGCCATACTACACGGTAAGCACGCTAAATCTAGCATTGACAGCTTAATTGGGAGATACGCAAAAATATACGTCATATGCCCAGTTTGCCGTAAAAGTGATACACAGCTGAAGAAGGAGAAGAGGCTTTCGTTAATGGTATGTGGTGCCTGCGGCGCCATTAGCCCGGTTCGAGGTTAG